A region of the Caldanaerobius fijiensis DSM 17918 genome:
TACAAAAAAATATTATTTATTAAATGAGATGGCTACTGTTATATGGGATAAAATTACTTCTGTCAATAATGTAAGGGAATTGGCTGAGTATGTATATTATTGAGAAAGATGTAATTGATGTAATACAAAAATTTATTACAGATATTAATAGAATAAAGGAAACATAAAGTTAGTGCAAAGTGTCTAATTATTGATGATGAAAGGTGGAAAGGTGCAATGAAAGAAGGACAAAAAGATTACTTTAAATTTTTTGAAAAAGAATTTTCTCCTCCGAAAGCAGCAATAATATTATTTTCTTTTTTATCATTTATGATTGGAATAATCACATATCCTGAAGCTGAAGTAGTGAGAAGAATAATAGATTATATGGTTCAGGGGAGTAATAAAAGCAGAATTGTTAAATTGTTTTGTATAGTATTGCTTATATATTTAACCAAGGTTTTCCTCAACTATGTTTATCTTAAAATAAAATGGATTATTCGATATACTATGCTTGAAAGAGCGGAAGAGAAAATGATAGTTAAAAACAGCAAAAGTCAAAAGTGGGCTGACACTGAATTGCAGCTAGTTGACAGATTTACAATTATCAGAAATGACCTTGTTCAAGCAGTAGATGAGTATTTAAATTCCTTTTTGGTTTTATATTCAACTTTTTTATCTCTCATAGCAGGAATTGCATATGGAATTATAGTAAATGTAAAGGTTACATTAATTATTATTGTTATTGGAATATTGGTTCCGATTGTTGGCTCTCTGACCAAAGGCAAAATTGAAAAAGCTCAGAGCAAAATTGTTATACAAACAGGGAGATATCGGGCTTTACTAATAAATATAGTTGAAAACATAGAAGTAATAAAGGCGTTTTTGGACAGAAGAAAATTGTTTTCTAGTCTTGAAAAAGAAAATCAAAAACTTGAATGGGAATCAATTCTTTATCAAAAATTTGTGTCTTTGATAAATACTATCCAAAACGCTGTCGGCTACTCATTGGTAGTTTTTGTAATTTTATTTTCGGTTTTTCTAATATATAAAAAAGAAATGAAATTTGGAGATATTTATGCAATGCTAGCTGTTTCTTCAACTGTAAATGATAAAGTGATGTCACTTATTAATATTTTCACTAAGAGGCAGACATTTATGGGTTTGATGACAAGGATAAATATTTATTAT
Encoded here:
- a CDS encoding ATP-binding cassette domain-containing protein; its protein translation is MKEGQKDYFKFFEKEFSPPKAAIILFSFLSFMIGIITYPEAEVVRRIIDYMVQGSNKSRIVKLFCIVLLIYLTKVFLNYVYLKIKWIIRYTMLERAEEKMIVKNSKSQKWADTELQLVDRFTIIRNDLVQAVDEYLNSFLVLYSTFLSLIAGIAYGIIVNVKVTLIIIVIGILVPIVGSLTKGKIEKAQSKIVIQTGRYRALLINIVENIEVIKAFLDRRKLFSSLEKENQKLEWESILYQKFVSLINTIQNAVGYSLVVFVILFSVFLIYKKEMKFGDIYAMLAVSSTVNDKVMSLINIFTKRQTFMGLMTRINIYYEIPTCEDKNVQTRVELTDKNSDVAIEVQGVSYKYKDKNEFVLCNLSKVFGSGKIHAVVGESGCGKSTLLKMICNLLPIEEGKVKIFGKDIAEIDREKLWDYIEYIPQNIYFFEGTVKENITLLKEYDQERMDFALKNSRLKELVDKLPNGLDSRISSDGNPFSTGEKKKLVLARAFYNDKTIWLMDETLNGIDVIDTERIMINLKKRVENGKNTIIIVTHNPDVIKMSDEVHMIGSERWESEEIAQANI